The nucleotide window CTGGCCTGTGAGCGTCGCCCGGGAGAGCGGAATTGCGGGGTAGGAGGCGGGGGAGGGTCTGGGCCGGCCAAGCgaccccctctccccgccccgccccggcccaaCCCGTGGAGGGACGGCCACGAGCCGGAAAGGGCCATCTGGTTCCTGCTGGCCGCCCCGGGACACCCCAgagctcctcctttccctccccggCTCCTCGCAGAGCCCGTCCTCTACACTttattttctgtgggttttttccccccctgtTTTTCAGGTTGGAGGCATCGGCCGCACCTCGGACCTTGACCTGTGGCCTGGGAGGAGGTGAGATCTACTGGCCAGGCTCTGACCACCTGACCACCTTCCTGGGCTCCTGAGTCTGGGTTTCCTCGCCAGGACTCTCCCTTTGTAAGTTGTGGGCTCCTCGGGGGTGCTTTGGGAGCGAAGGGGTCTAAGGTATGGGGTGGTACCCGCGAGGGCCCCCAGCTTGGCTGGTGGCTCTGGGCAGCACAGCCCCAGGCTCTTGCTACAGGGCGGGACCTTCCAGTGGGGGGCTGGAGAGTGAGGCCCTCAGGAGCCCAGCTCTGGGCACTTCACTGGCTTCTAGGGGCTTTGTCCAGTCAGGGCAGCTTGAAAGCCACAGTCTCCATCGGTTGGGAATGCTTTCTGGTGCACACGATGGGAATTCCTTGTCCCAGACTTGAACAGGTGTGGGTTGAGTCTTCTCACACAAAGAAGCCCACAGGTGGGTAATGGGTGTGGATTTGGAGACCCCCCACCCTGTCAGGGCTGGCGTTGCGTGGCTATCCGGTAGCAAAATGGCTGCTGCAGCTCCGGCCATCACTGCAGGGCGGCCAGAAAGAAGCCGCTGCTATTTCTCTCGTGAGAGCAAAAACCCTGTAGCTCCTGCTACGCCCAGCGGCCGAGGTATTAAGCTTGAATTAGCCCCCGGCTGTCATTTAGGGCAGCACCTTGCTGCCTGGAACCGGCTAAGGATTGTGCCCCCAGGTGGAAGGAGGTGGACGTTAGGTAGACAGCTAACAGAGTCGGCCCAGTAGCCCCTTTCCCAGACCCACCTGGGAAAGCGGAACTCACACTCAGTGCGCGCTTGGCCTCCCTTGGGCCTGAGAACGGCCACTGACCTGAGTGGCTGCCACCAAGCAGGTGGCTCCCGCCTGAGAGGCAGGCCTTGAGGCTCCGAGAtgggcttcctcccttcctcccactggCCTGGGACGGGGGAGGCACGTCAGGAGTTTAAGAACTGCTGGGTTTCAGCAGTGTCTGGGTCGGCCTCTTGCCGTTCAGGGGCCCGCTGTGCCTTTAAGCCCCTCCCCAAGTGTCCCTGGGAGGGGGTCCCGGGAAGAGAGGCGCCTggacgcccccccacccccacaggcccCAGCTTCTCCCCCAGGCGGTGTCGGGGGAGGGGCTGCAAGTCGAGCAGGCCAGAGGACACAGGACAGGGCTGCCCGCCTGCCccggccagccagccagcctgtaCCAGCCGCCGCCCCGTCCCTGTCCTTCCCCGCCTCCGGGGAAGCTCTGGGGCCTGATCTGTCGGGaacggggaggggggcagccgtTATCCGGCCAAGGACCCGCCGCGTCCAGTCTCCAGGGCCCAGCAGCTGTCCCGGAGGCCCCCGCGAGGGCCTGGCCTGGGTGGAGGCAGCCTCTCACATTCCTGAGGGTAGGGTTTGGCGGATTTGCAGCCTCCCTGGGTTGGATTCCCGCTTTGCCGGCTCCCATGTGACCCTGGCAAGTGGCTTGACCACTTGGCGTCGGTTCACCTGCTGAGCCAGGTGAGAAGGTTCCGGTAAAGGAGGAGCCCGGTAAAGGAGGAGCCCGCCGAGAgtgcctctgcccttcccccgctccgCCCCCtcagcccgcccctcccccctcagccTGCGCCCCGCCCCCTCAGCGCCCGCCCCCctcagccccccgccccctcccctcagcccctcccctgcccctctggccGTAGCCCGGGCAGCATGCAGACCCAGCAGAGTGGCGTCCAGTACAGCAGGTGGGATGACAGCAGCCGGGACGAAGTCCACGTGGCTGCCGTGTCCAGCACGGAGGAGGCCTCAAGCTGGGCGAGgtgagggctggggggaggagccCCGCCCGCTGGGTCACGCCCTCCGCCTGCCGCGTGTCAGCAGAGTGCCAGGCCCTCCTGCTTTCGGGGCCCactgcccccccctccctcccccgcccagcccccGCAGCCCCCGCAGCCCACTCGGGCTCACGTGCTGGCGGTTCCCTCTCCAGGATCTCCCGGAAGCTGTGCTCAGGCAAGCTGGGCATCGCCCTGAAGGTGCTGGGCGGAGTGGCCCTCTTCTGGGCCGTCTTCATCCTGGGCTACGTCACCGGCTACTACGTACACAAGTGCAAATAAGGCTTCCCAGCACGCACGCATGTGCCCGGGGACGCGGGCCCGGGCGGACACCCCTGTACACCAGAATCCCCTTTGCATGCACAGACCCTCATGTACACGGATCCTTGTATACACCAGGTTTCCTCCACGTGCATAGactcgccgcccccccccccccccccccccagaccccaCTGTGCAGCAAGCAGTCACTGGCCATCCAGGGGCACACAGAGGAACAGGGACACAGGTCCTCGATGACATATACACATGCCTCGCACAGGCAGCCAGCCAGGGGCACACGTGGCCGGGAGACTCGGCCCAGTCTGAGCTGGGTCCTCCCTGAGCTGGCGCTGTatggggctgggggtgcctgggtgggcctCTGGGCCCTCTTGTTTTGTAAGGATGGCTCTGGGGGAGGCGGGGCTATGTAtgtccctctgccccgccccgctccccggGCTGAGACCCCATCCCGGAAGTCGAtcctgggcagggtggggagcgGGCGCCACCCTCAAGTGTTGTCTGCGGTGCGGTGGGCATAGTTGCTCCGGGGCTTGGAGCCAGCAGGAAGGCCGTTGCCCCCGCCATGCCCAGGGCGGATGGGAACCTGTGCACCGATGCAGTCATTAAAAGTCTGTTGCATGAAGGTTGGGTGAGGGCCTCTCCCACGGGGGCCCCCCAGGCGCCTGCCCACGTGAGGCCAGCTGGAGGCCCTCGGACAACAGTGGGAGGCTTCTGGGAAGGGCCCTTCCTCCCACTTGGCTCTGGGACTCCGTGTG belongs to Panthera tigris isolate Pti1 chromosome C1, P.tigris_Pti1_mat1.1, whole genome shotgun sequence and includes:
- the SMIM1 gene encoding small integral membrane protein 1, with the translated sequence MQTQQSGVQYSRWDDSSRDEVHVAAVSSTEEASSWARISRKLCSGKLGIALKVLGGVALFWAVFILGYVTGYYVHKCK